GGGTCAGGGAGCCGACGGCGCTGGAGACGTTGACGATGCGGGGCGACCTGGAGCGCCGCAGCAGCGGCAGCATCGCGTTGGTCACCTGGATGACGCCCAGCACGTTGGTCTCCACCACCGTCCGGACCACGTCGAGATCGAGGCCGGTCGGATCCTGGACCCACCCCGGCCCCGTCTCCCCGGAGATTCCGGCGTTGTTGACCAGGACGTCAAGGCCCCCGGCCTCCCGCTCTACCAGTTCGACGGCCGCGGTGACGCTGCGTCGGGTGGTCACGTCCAGCGGCACGCCGAACGCGTCGACCCCGGCGGCGCGCAGCTTCTCCACGGCGGCCTCAAGCCGGGCCTCGTCACGGGCTCCCACGCCCACGCGGTGCCCCAAGGCGCCCAGACCGGCCGCGATCGCATACCCGATGCCCTTGTTCGCGCCGGTCACCAGCACGATCTTCTCTTTGCTCATGTCGTCGATGCTCGCCCTCTGCCGAGCGGAGCGTCCAACACCGAAACGGTATCCTGCGACACCCGCCAGGTATCAGCCCAGGAAGGGGCAGCCGTGGACGCCTTGGAGACCCGCGAGCTCAGGTACTTCATCGCCGTCGCCGAGGAGCTGCACTTCGGCCGCGCCGCCGAACGCCTGGGCATGGCCCAGCCGCCGCTGTCCAGAGCCATCCAGCGCCTTGAGAAACACCTCGGGGTCTGTCTGCTGGACCGAGACCGCCGCGGTGTGCGCCTGACCGGCGCCGGTCAGGTACTGCTGCACGAGGGCCGCGCGGCCTTGGACGCCACCGCCGCCGCCGCACGGCGCACCCGCCGCTCCGGCAGCACGGACCATCCGGGCGGCCCCCGAGAACGCCTGGTCATCGCGGTCAAGGCCGCCGCCTCCCACGATCTGTTGCAGCGGCTGCTCGACGCCTACGCCGCCGAGCCCGACGCAGCCGAGATCGAGGTACTGGCCGGGGGTTTCACCGAGCAGGAGCAGATGCTGCGCGACGGCCGTGCCGACGTCGCGCTCCTCATCGTGCCGTTCAACTCCCTGGCCGGGTTCGACAGCGAGGAACTGCTGACCGAGGGGCGGATCGCCGTCCTGCCCGCGCGACACCCGCTCGCGGCGCGCACGGTGCTGTCCATGGCCGACATCGGCGACGTCCCCGATCTCCCGATCGCCCGCTGGCCACGACACGGTGTATACGCACCCGGTCCGGGCCCGGAAGTCCGCGACCACACGCAGCTGGCCCAGCTGATCGCCCTCGGGCGCACCATGGCCGTCGTCCCGGACTCCGCGCGCACCTGGCTGTGGCACCAGCACGCCGCCGTTCCCCTGACCGACGCACCCCCCGTCCACACCCACATCGCCTGGCCCCCGCACAGCCGCTCACTCGCCCTCGCCAGTCTGATCCGCACGGCCACGCGGCTGATTCCGGACACCGCGCCGGCGCACTGAGCGGCGGCCACCACGGAGTGGCCGGTCAGGGCGCTGTGGGGTGCTCGTGCTGCCCGTGGCCGGTCGCCCGGCCCGGGGGACGGGGTCAGTCCGGGGCGCACACCGGTCGGGTCGGGACGCGTACCGGGAGGCTGCTCCGTTCGTCGTCGGTGAACTTCCTGTTGCCGATGACCTTGCACAGGTCGCGCTGCCAGGCCCGGGGGTCGAGGGGCAGGGGGCCGCCCGGCCCCGACGGATCGGCGTAGATCACCGTCTTGCCGTCCTTCGAGGCGTCCAGGAACGAGAACGTCCGCTTGTAGCTGCCGCTCGGCGGCTCACCGAACTCGTACGAGACCAGGGGCGCGCGCTCCCCGACGCGGTAGGTCCGTACGGCGTTGTTGGCGGCGATCAGGAAGCGGCCGTCGCCGTCGAGGAAGCGGGTGACGGTCGGGGTGCTGAGGTCCTCCGCGGTGCTGCGCAGGGGACCGAGCTCCTTGCGCAACGGGTCGCGCCGCCACAGCTCGACGATCCCCCCGCGCCGCATCAGCCCGAAGAAGCGCAGGCTCGGGTCGAACTGCACGGCGAGGACGTCCTCGGTGGTCCGCACGCTCTCCACGACGGCGCCCGTGGTGATGTCGACGATGCGCACCACCGGATCGCCCCAGACGGTCACGGTGATCCTGTTCGGGGCGGGGTAGGGGCCGATGAGGGTCTTGGGCGGGTTGCCCGTGGTGGGCAGCAGGACCTTGGCGTCGTAGTGGGCGAGCTCCCGGCCGGTGTGCGGATCCCATTGCCGGACCAGGGTGCCCGACACGGTGAGGACGTTGCCTCCGGCGTCGAAGTGGTGCTGGAAGTCGAGCTCCTTGGCGATGTCCGGCTCCTGGGTGCTCCCCGGGTCCGCTGCCGGCGTCGCCGCGGTGCCTGCCGGGGCCGGGTCGGCGGCGTTGATGGTGGCCAGCCGGCGCAGCGTGGCGGCGTCGAGGACGGCCACCACCTTCGCCCCCTCCTGGTCCGCGAGCAGCCGCCCGTCCCTGCTCATTTTGAGCAACTCGGTGCTGCCGGGCTTCCGGTAGGGCGTAGGGCGCTGGGCCTCGGCCAGGAGCTGGTCGTTGGTGCCCGGCGCCGTGGGCCGTAGCTGAAGGGCGGACCCGTCGGAGAGCACGCTGATCGTCTTGCTGCCGTCCTGGGTGAGGATCTGCTGGCCCACGCCGAGTATCGATTCTCCGGTGGGGAGTTCGGTATAGGTGATCAGCGAGTCCTTCCAGCCGACCTGGAAGAGCCTGCCCTCTGCCGACACCAGCTGGCGTGACCACAGGGTGGATGTCGAGGGGACCGCGGAGACCACCTTGTTCTGGAGCAGGTCGACCACCCGCAGGGTGTCGGAGTACCAGAGCGCCACCCGGGTCCCGTCCGTACTGACTGCCTGCGGCAGGCACACGCTCGACTTGAAGCGTTGATCCTGCTCGCTGTACGGCTGACCCTGCCGGGCCCCGTCGGAAATCCTCAGGAGGCTCACGACCGTGGTGTCGTTCTCCTTCCGGCACACCACGGCGGCGGTCCGGTCACCCGAGAGCTCGATGTCGGTCACGTCCTTCGCCACGACGCGGGTCGTGTCGGTCGCCGTGTCGTGGGCGAGCAAGGCCGTGTTGTTGTTCCCGATGCCGGTGCGCCGCAGCAGCAGGGTCCGGTTGTCCGCTCCGATCCACACGTCGTCGGAGCTGCCGTCGGTCTGGATCGTGGGCGCGCGCGTCGTCCGTGCGATGGAACCGCTGTCCAGGTTCCACCAGACCAGGCGGTCCAGCACCCGGTAGGCGATCAGCGTGCCGTCCGCCGACATCGAGGGGTTCAGGCCCTTGTCCGAGCCGACGGCGGTGCCCGGGGCCGCGGCCAGCCTGTGCAGGTCTCCCACCGGCTGGTCGCGGTCGGCGTGCACCGGGAACCACGCCGCGACCCCGTCCTCCTGGACGTAGGCCGCCCGCCTACCGTCGGCCGAGACCAGCGGATACGCCACCTGACCGACCGAGGACATCTGCGCGCTGCGGACGTTTCCGCTGGTGACGCCCGTGAAGAGCATCGCCCGTCCGTTCCTCGAGGTCGCCAGGACCACATCGCCGTCGAGGCTGGTCTGCAGGGTCCGCACCGTACCCAGCAGCCCCGAGATCACGCGGCTCCTGTCCGCGTACGCCAGGTGCTCGCGCAGGAGCTGGTTGCGGGCCTCCTGGGTCGGTGAGGTCTGGTAGGCCGCCAGCGCGAGCATCACCGACTGGGCGGGATCGGCGGCGGAGGCGTCCTGCGAGGCCTGCGTCAGGGCGCGGGAGGTGGCGAGGGCGTCGCGCTCCCGGCTCTCCCGGCGCGTCACCACGAACAGCGACCCGAGGGTGAGGGCCAGCACCAGGACGACCGAGACGGCGGACCAGCCGGCGCGCCTCAAACGGGCCCGTGAGCGGCGGTAGCTCCGCCCGGACTCCAGATAGCCGCGCTCCGCGGCGGACAGGTCACCGGCCCGTTCGGGCACCCACGCACGGGAGGCCGCCAGGTCGAGCGCGGTCGGAAGCAGCTCGGGGGCGCGCCCGGCGCGCTCCCACCGGTCCATGTCGTGGCGCAGGGCCTCCCGCCACTCCAGGAAGGAGCGGTCCTCCGCGGTCCACTGCGCCAGCTTGTCCCAGCCGCTGATCAGGGCCTCGTGCGCGAGTTCCACCGTCTCGACGCCCTCGGCGCTGCGACCGGTCACGAGGAGGCGGGTGGCGGCGAGCTGCTGGGCGACGCGCCACTGCTCCTGGTCCAGGTCGACGCGCAGGGCCATGCGCCGGGTCGCCGCAGGTGATCCCAGCGGGACCCTGATGAGCTGGGTGAACAGCCGCCGGGCCACCGCTTCGTCCCCTTCGGGGACGTACTCCCGCCAGACCTGGTCGGCGTGGGTGCCGAGTGCGCCCGTGACACCGCCGAGGTCGTGGTAGGCCTGATAGGTGAGCAGACCGCCCCGCTGCTCCTGCCACAGCAGATCGAGTGTGAAGCCGAGCAGGGGCAGGGCGCCCGGTTCGGTGCCGGTGTCCTCCAGGATGCGGTCCACGAGGGTCGGCTCGTAGCGCACGCCGGGGACCGCGTCGACGGGGGCGGTCACGACCTCGCGCAGCCGCTCGGAGCCCAGCGGCCCGAGGGCGTGGACACGGCGGCCGATGACGGCCCCGAGTCTGGGATGCGCCAGCGCGATCTCCAGGAAGTCGGCCCGCAGGGTGGTCAGTACGCGCACCGACTGCGGCAGGGCGGCGCCGAACAGGACATCGGCCAGTTCGTCGACGGCTGCGGGGGCGAGCGCGAGCAGCTCCTCGAACTGGTCGACCACGACGAGCAGGCGGCGGCTGTCGGACAGGTCCAGGATCCGGGCCACGACATCGGCCAAGCCGCCCTGCCGCAGCACCCCGGTCAGCTCGGAGACCTTCACGAGGCGGTGGATCTCGGAGAGTTCCGGCTCCAGCAGCGGTAGCAGCGCGGCCGCCAGGACGGCCAGCGGAGTGGTGCCGGAGGTCGGCCGTACCACGACCGCCGCGGCGCCCGACGTCCGCAGGCGCGGTACGACCCCGGCGAGCGCCAGGGAGGATTTGCCCGCCCCGGAGGCGCCGACGATGGTGACCCAGGGTTCGCCGGTCAGAGCCCGGGCCAGCTCGTCGCTCTCGGCCTTCCGGCCGTGGAAGTGCGGGGCGTCGTCCTCCCGGAACGCCGTCAGGCTGCGGAACGGCGACGGAGGGAGGGCCAGGCCGCGCAGGTCGGGCCACGCCTCCAGGAGGCCGGCGGTCGGGATCAGGTAGCTGACCCGGGGCTCGCCGGCCTCGGCGACGGCGACCATGCCGACCACGCCGACCAGGTTCTCGTCCCAGGCGGGGGTGCCACTGAAGCCCCGGGAGACCGGATAGCCCCGGCCGGCCAGATCGGCCTGCACCCATCCGTAGGCCTGCGCCTCCCGCAGGATCCCGGAGTGCCAGACGCCTCCCGGGCGGCCTTCGGGGAAACCGAAGGCCCGTACCGGATGCTCCCAGACCTGCTCGGCCTCGATCAGGCGCACGGGGGCGCCGGGCAGCGGGGCGTCCAGCCGAAGGACCGCCATGTCCCCGCCGCCCCCGTCGCGCGGCGGCATCCAGCGCTCGACGCGGGCGGTCACACCCGTGGGGTCCTGCGCGGAAGCGGGCAGCAGCGGGAGGTCGACGTGGAGCCGGGCGGAGGGCGGCGGCTCCTGGTCCTGCGCGGTACCGAGCGCCGCCGAGACCACGTGAGCGCACGTCAGCGCGAGCTCGGGTGAGACGAGGAAGCCCAGGCCGACGGGGTCTCCGCGCACGTCCCGGATCCGCAGGACCGCCGCGTTCAGCGCCTTCGGGCCGATGCCCTCCGCCGTCCGCGGCCCCGGCCGGGTCATGGCGCGGGCTCCGGAGCGGGCGTCGGAGCGGAACCCGGTGTCCGAACGGCCTCCGGCGCGGACCCCGGAGCCTGCTCCGTCCGAGGGCAGTCCTCGGCCGGGGAGCGATTCCAGGTGAGCGAGATCCTGAAGTTGGCCTGGGCTGCCGTACTGGAGATCACCACATCGGCCTCGGCGGAGATCGACAGCCCGAACTCCAGGTTCAGTTCGTCGGGCGCCTGGGCCATGCCGCGAAAGCCGTCGACGAAACTCTGAGCGACCGGTCGTATGCCCGTCACCATCTCGCCCAGCGACCGCGAGGCCCGTGCCATCACCTGCCCCGGCCGCGCCACCCGGACCAGGCCGTCCTCGCCCGTCTCCGCGATCTCGACCCGCACCACATCCTGCGGTCCGTCCGCCGCGCCGACCGGTAGCTCCACGTGGTAGACCACGGTTTCCCCCTCGCCCCGTCTCCCCGTCCCCTACAAGGACAAGTCTGGAGCGTCCTGCACGAAACTGGAAGTAGTTCTAGAAAAAAATCCAGAAAAAGTGTTCTACGCTGTACGCGACGACCACAGAGATCCGCCGAGACGAGACCGAGGACGCCTGCTCGATGAGCCCGAAGCAACAACGCGGCGAAGCCACCGTCGAACAGG
Above is a window of Streptomyces subrutilus DNA encoding:
- a CDS encoding SDR family oxidoreductase, encoding MSKEKIVLVTGANKGIGYAIAAGLGALGHRVGVGARDEARLEAAVEKLRAAGVDAFGVPLDVTTRRSVTAAVELVEREAGGLDVLVNNAGISGETGPGWVQDPTGLDLDVVRTVVETNVLGVIQVTNAMLPLLRRSRSPRIVNVSSAVGSLTRQADPDIEIGPVMGAYAPSKTFLNAVTVQYARQFAGTGILINAACPGLVATDFTGFHGPRTPEQGAATAIRLATLPDGGPTGSFFEDDGTIPW
- a CDS encoding LysR family transcriptional regulator translates to MDALETRELRYFIAVAEELHFGRAAERLGMAQPPLSRAIQRLEKHLGVCLLDRDRRGVRLTGAGQVLLHEGRAALDATAAAARRTRRSGSTDHPGGPRERLVIAVKAAASHDLLQRLLDAYAAEPDAAEIEVLAGGFTEQEQMLRDGRADVALLIVPFNSLAGFDSEELLTEGRIAVLPARHPLAARTVLSMADIGDVPDLPIARWPRHGVYAPGPGPEVRDHTQLAQLIALGRTMAVVPDSARTWLWHQHAAVPLTDAPPVHTHIAWPPHSRSLALASLIRTATRLIPDTAPAH
- a CDS encoding S1 family peptidase, which translates into the protein MTRPGPRTAEGIGPKALNAAVLRIRDVRGDPVGLGFLVSPELALTCAHVVSAALGTAQDQEPPPSARLHVDLPLLPASAQDPTGVTARVERWMPPRDGGGGDMAVLRLDAPLPGAPVRLIEAEQVWEHPVRAFGFPEGRPGGVWHSGILREAQAYGWVQADLAGRGYPVSRGFSGTPAWDENLVGVVGMVAVAEAGEPRVSYLIPTAGLLEAWPDLRGLALPPSPFRSLTAFREDDAPHFHGRKAESDELARALTGEPWVTIVGASGAGKSSLALAGVVPRLRTSGAAAVVVRPTSGTTPLAVLAAALLPLLEPELSEIHRLVKVSELTGVLRQGGLADVVARILDLSDSRRLLVVVDQFEELLALAPAAVDELADVLFGAALPQSVRVLTTLRADFLEIALAHPRLGAVIGRRVHALGPLGSERLREVVTAPVDAVPGVRYEPTLVDRILEDTGTEPGALPLLGFTLDLLWQEQRGGLLTYQAYHDLGGVTGALGTHADQVWREYVPEGDEAVARRLFTQLIRVPLGSPAATRRMALRVDLDQEQWRVAQQLAATRLLVTGRSAEGVETVELAHEALISGWDKLAQWTAEDRSFLEWREALRHDMDRWERAGRAPELLPTALDLAASRAWVPERAGDLSAAERGYLESGRSYRRSRARLRRAGWSAVSVVLVLALTLGSLFVVTRRESRERDALATSRALTQASQDASAADPAQSVMLALAAYQTSPTQEARNQLLREHLAYADRSRVISGLLGTVRTLQTSLDGDVVLATSRNGRAMLFTGVTSGNVRSAQMSSVGQVAYPLVSADGRRAAYVQEDGVAAWFPVHADRDQPVGDLHRLAAAPGTAVGSDKGLNPSMSADGTLIAYRVLDRLVWWNLDSGSIARTTRAPTIQTDGSSDDVWIGADNRTLLLRRTGIGNNNTALLAHDTATDTTRVVAKDVTDIELSGDRTAAVVCRKENDTTVVSLLRISDGARQGQPYSEQDQRFKSSVCLPQAVSTDGTRVALWYSDTLRVVDLLQNKVVSAVPSTSTLWSRQLVSAEGRLFQVGWKDSLITYTELPTGESILGVGQQILTQDGSKTISVLSDGSALQLRPTAPGTNDQLLAEAQRPTPYRKPGSTELLKMSRDGRLLADQEGAKVVAVLDAATLRRLATINAADPAPAGTAATPAADPGSTQEPDIAKELDFQHHFDAGGNVLTVSGTLVRQWDPHTGRELAHYDAKVLLPTTGNPPKTLIGPYPAPNRITVTVWGDPVVRIVDITTGAVVESVRTTEDVLAVQFDPSLRFFGLMRRGGIVELWRRDPLRKELGPLRSTAEDLSTPTVTRFLDGDGRFLIAANNAVRTYRVGERAPLVSYEFGEPPSGSYKRTFSFLDASKDGKTVIYADPSGPGGPLPLDPRAWQRDLCKVIGNRKFTDDERSSLPVRVPTRPVCAPD
- a CDS encoding CU044_2847 family protein, producing MVYHVELPVGAADGPQDVVRVEIAETGEDGLVRVARPGQVMARASRSLGEMVTGIRPVAQSFVDGFRGMAQAPDELNLEFGLSISAEADVVISSTAAQANFRISLTWNRSPAEDCPRTEQAPGSAPEAVRTPGSAPTPAPEPAP